The window GCAAGCGGGGGCGGATGGGATCACCGTTCATCTGCGTGAAGACCGTCGTCATATTACTGACAGAGACGTGCGAATTCTGCGTCAAACGCTGGATACACGTATGAATCTGGAAATGGCGGTGACGGAAGAGATGCTGGCCATCGCGGTTGAAACCAAGCCGCATTTCTGCTGCCTGGTGCCGGAAAAACGTCAGGAAGTCACCACTGAAGGCGGCTTGGATGTGGCGGGTCAACGCGACAAAATGCGTGATGCCTGCAAGCGTCTGGCGGATGCGGGGATCCTGGTCTCGCTGTTTATCGATGCCGATGAAGAACAAATTAAAGCGGCTGCTGATGTTGGCGCGCCGTATATTGAAATTCACACCGGCTGCTATGCTGATGCGAAAACCGATGCTGAACAGGCCAGCGAACTGGCACGTATCGCCAAAGCTGCGACCTTTGCTGCCAGCCTGGGTCTGAAGGTGAACGCCGGTCACGGCCTGACTTACCATAACGTCAAAGCTATTGCGCGGATCCCGGAAATGCACGAGCTGAACATTGGTCATGCGATCATCGGACGTGCGGTGATGAGCGGTCTGAAAGACGCCGTAGTGGAAATGAAACGTCTAATGCTGGAAGCGCGTGGCTAATGGCGATTCTGGGATTAGGCACGGACATCGTGGAGATTGCGCGCATTGAAGCGGTGATCTCCCGTTCCGGCGATCGGCTGGCCAGACGCGTCCTCAGCGACAACGAATGGACCATTTGGGAAACGCATCAGCAGCCGGTGCGTTTTCTGGCGAAGCGTTTTGCGGTAAAAGAAGCGGCGGCAAAAGCCTTTGGCACCGGCATTCGTAACGGGCTGGCATTTAATCAGTTCGAAGTGTTCAACGATGAACTCGGCAAGCCGCGTTTGCGGTTATGGGGAGAGGCGTTAAAACTGGCGGAGAAGCTCGGTGTTATGCATATGCACGTGACGCTGGCCGATGAACGTCACTATGCCTGCGCCACGGTCATTATTGAGAGTTAAAGCTTGTCTGCGTGATGCATTAACACAAACTTATCCCACAGCTGTTCTTCTGTTTCGATATGTGCCGGATCTTTCAAAATAGTATTGGGGATCGGGCACACCTTTTGACAGGTTGGCGTGTCGTAATGACCTACGCATTCCGTACACTTGTCGCTGTTAATCTCGTAAATGCTGTCACCCATTGAAATGGCCTCATTCGGGCATTCGGGTTCGCACATATCGCAATTGATACACTTTTTAGTGATTAACAGGGCCATCAGGAAACTCTCAAAACATCACAAATCGGGCGGGCATTATACGCGCATTCTTTGCTCAAACCAGTTTTTTTACCAGCGCTTCGCTGTGGCGGATCCGCTCCGGGGCATGTTCGAGATCTTGCTGCACCAGCGCCATAAACAGTAAATCAGTCAACATCATTTGCGCATGCGTTGATGAAATTGCGGCACTGCGCGTGGCCTGTTCTTCGGCAATGGTGTACAGGCAACGGGTGGCGCGCTGCTGTAGGGCATTGGGAGTAAAGCCAGTGATGGCGAGGATTTTTGCCCCGGTGCGTAATGTTTCATCCGCGGCCAGATTGAGTTCGCGTCGCTCTCCGCTATACGAAATGGCCAGCAGCAGATCGTTTGAATCCAGCGCCTGTACGGTCGCCAGCAGGGCATGCATATCGCGTTCAACGACCGCATTAAATCCTATCTTCAATAGCTTCCAGGCAAAATTTTGCGCCACCAGGCCCGAGGCGCCAATGCCGGTGAGGATAATGCGCCGGGCTGTGCGCAGCATCGTGACGCTTTCCATTAGTTTGTCTTCGCTATTGACGTCCAGCGTGGCATGCATCGCTGCCACGTTCTCCTTAATTAGCTTCTCACCTACCAGTCGCATAGGATCGTCACCGCGGATCTGATTGTGCACCGGAACCGAATGCGGATTGGGATTGCTGGCCAGCGCTTCGCTGATCGCCAATTTGAGGGCCGGGAAGCCTTTAAAGCCCATTTTCTGCGCGAACTTCACGACGCTGGACTGGCTAACGCCCGCTTCAAAAGCTAGCTGCTGAGAGCTGAGATGACGCACATTATCTGGTTGCGTAAGAAGATAATCCGCAAGCTTTTTATCGCTTTGTGCGAGGTCAGGGTAACGCTGACGAATGCGAATCAAACAGTTCATGCTGTCTCCTGGCGAAAACGTGATGGCGATTACAAAACAACATTTCACTCGCCTGAGTGAATATAATATTCCATTATGACGGATTATTATGAATTAAAAATTCCTAAGGAACAAAAATGAATCTCGGTGCGTTAGTGTCAGAAACCCGCAATCCACAAACGATGGATCTCGATGCGTTATCAACGCTTGAGCTGGTACATCGTTTTAATCAACAGGATACGCTGGTAGCGGAAGCAGTAAAAGCGACACTGTCTGAAGTTGCGCAGGCGGTTGATGCGGCTGCGCAGGCACTTAAAGCAGGCGGGCGGATTATTTACATGGGGGCAGGGACCAGCGGACGTCTCGGCGTGCTGGATGCCTCAGAATGTCCGCCGACTTTTGGTGTACCGCATGGATTAGTGGTTGGGCTGATTGCCGGTGGGCCAGGGGCGTTATTAAAAGCGGTTGAAGGCGCAGAAGATAACTCGCAGCTTGGGGAAGATGACCTGCGGGCGCTGAATCTGACCGCGCAGGATCTGGTTGTCGGTCTGGCGGCATCGGGTCGGACACCGTATGTGATTGGCGGCCTGAAATATGCGCATGCGGTGGGCTGTACGACGGTCGCGATTTCCTGTAATCCGGACTCACCTATTGCCCGCGAAGCGGATATCGCCATCTCCGTGGTGGTTGGTCCGGAGGCGCTGACCGGTTCAACCCGTCTGAAGTCGGGCACCGCGCAGAAACTGGTGCTAAATATGATTTCCACCGGTGCGATGGTGAAGTTTGGCAAGGTGTATCAGAACCTGATGGTGGATATGAAAGCGACCAACGCCAAGCTGGTCGATCGGGCCTGCCGGATGGTGGTGGAAGCTACCGGCATTTCGCGCGAAGACGCTGAAACGTTACTGAAGCAGACCGATTTTGACGTTAAGCCCGCCATTCTGATGGCGCTGACCGGGCTAGACGCGACGGCAGCCAGGGCAAAACTCTCCGCTCACCAGGGTTTTTTACGCGCGGCGTTAGAACACTAAGAGGTACATATGGACAAAACGGCGGCGCTTGCCAGCGATATTCTGCTGGGGGTTGGCGGAGAAAAAAATATTCTGCGCCTGGAAAACTGTATGACCCGCGTCAGGGTAGAAGTCCAGGATGACGACCAACTGGATATTCCCCGGCTGAAGCAGCTGCCCGGCGTCAGCGGCTATGTGAAGCAGGGGGCGCAGCATCAGATTATTGTCGGTCCCGGTAAGGCCGCCAAAGTGGTGGATGCCATGCGTTCTCTGATTGCTGATGACGGCGAACGTCCGCATGCACACGACATTGAACGCACAAAATCTCAGGTGAAAGCGAAGTACAAAGCGCCAATGAGCGATGCGCTGCGTAAACTGGCAAACGTCTTTATTCCGCTGATCCCGGCGTTTATCGCCTCCGGTTTGATTACCGGTATTATCAATATCCTCAAGCGCCCTGATATTGTGGGCGACTTTGCCACCCATTATCCCAATATGCTGGGGCTGTTAGGTATTTTCGGCAGCGCCGTTTTTGCCATCATGAATATTCTGGTGGGGGTGAATACGGCCAAAGTGTTTGGGGGTTCGCTGGCAATGGGCGGCGTAATGGCCGGCATTCTCTCCAGCCCACAGCTAGCGCAAATTACCCTGTTTGGCGAGGGGCTACAGCCCGGGCGTGGCGGGGTGATTGCGGTGCTGCTGGTGGTGGCGTTAATGTGCTGGATAGAGCGCAAATTCCGCGAGGTGTTGCCGGAATCGCTGGAGTTGATCCTTAATCCGTTGCTGACCACCCTGATTACCGGGACGATTGCGATTGTGGCGCTACAACCGCTCGGTGGCTGGATCTCTGAGTCCATTGCCCACGGCGCCTCCTGGGCGATTGATCGCGGCGGTTTCCTGGTCGGCGCGGTGCTGGCGGGAACGTTTTTGCCGCTGGTGCTCACCGGACTCCATCAGGGGCTGGTGCCGATTCACGTGGAACTGGTGCAGGCGCATGGCTATAACGCGCTATTTCCCATCCTGGCGATGGCCGGGGTCGGTCAGATTGGCGCCGCAATTGCTGTTCTGATGAAAACCCGTAACGCACGACTGAAAAAAGTGATCAAAGGCGCGCTGCCGGTCGGGTTACTGGGCATTGGCGAGCCGTTGATTTTTGGCGTAACGCTGCCGCTGGGTAAACCGTTTATCGGCGCTTGCCTCGGTGGTGCGGTCGGTGGGGCGCTGATCAGCTACTGGAAAGTGGCGACGGTTATCACCTTTGGTATCTCGGGATTACCGCTGGCGCTGACGATTGTTGCCGGAAAAGTGATGTTCTATCTGTTAGGCTATCTGGTAGCGGTTATCGCCGGGTTCTTGTTTACCTGGCTATTGGGGTTCAACGATCCAGAGGACTAAGGTTTGACCAATCACGAGCGTCGCGTTGTTTTTTTTGATTTGGACGGTACGTTACACCAGCAGGATATGTTCGGTAGTTTTCTGCGTTATCTGCTGCGCCGCCAACCGTTGAATGCGCTGCTTGTACTGCCGCTGTTACCGATTATCGCGGTGGCGATGTTGATCAAAGGGCGCGCCGCCCGTTGGCCAATGAGTTTGCTCCTGTGGGGATGCACTTTTGGTCGGCGAGAAGCACGCCTTAAAGCCCACCAAGCTGATTTTGTGCGTTGGTTTCGCCATCACGTGACGGCGTTTCCGCTGGTGCAGCAGCGTCTGACCACCTATCTGTTAAGCTCTGATGCGGATATTTGGCTGATCACCGGTTCCCCGCAGTCGCTGGTCGAGCAGGTTTACTTTGACACCCCGTGGCTGCCTCGGGTGAATCTTATCGCCAGTCAAATGGCGCGCGGTTACGGTGGCTGGGTGCTGCCTTTACGCTGCCTTGGCCATGAGAAAGTCATCCAACTGGAACGCCAGATTGGCGCCCCACTGGCGCTGTATAGCGGCTACAGCGACAGTAAGCAGGACAATCCGCTGCTCTCGTTCTGCCAGCATCGTTGGCGCGTCACGCCGCGTGGAGAGCTGCAGCAACTCGAATAGAGTAAACGATAGCGTCTGTGTATAATGCGCCCGCTTTGATTACTGGAGTTCTGCCTTTGTCTGATGTTGAATTTAGCCACGAATACTGGATGCGTCATGCGTTAACGCTAGCAAAGCGCGCCTGGGATGAGCGTGAGGTTCCGGTGGGCGCGGTTCTGGTGCATAACAATCGTGTGATTGGCGAAGGCTGGAATCGGCCGATTGGTCATCACGATCCCACCGCTCATGCTGAAATCATGGCGCTGCGTCAGGGCGGGCTGGTCCTGCAAAATTACCGTTTACTGGATGCCACACTGTACGTCACCCTTGAGCCATGCGTAATGTGTGCGGGTGCAATGGTACACAGCCGTATCGGTCGGGTGGTATTTGGTGCGCGTGATGCGAAAACGGGGGCCGCAGGTTCGTTAATGGATGTACTGCATCATCCGGGCATGAATCACCGGGTTGAGGTGACAGAAGGCATATTGCGTGATGAATGCGCCACCCTGCTCAGTGACTTCTTCCGTATGCGTCGTCAGGAAATTAAAGCCCTGAAAAAGTCCGTCACGGAGTGATTACAGCGGTAGGCCGGATAAGGCTTTTAAGCCGCCATCCGGCATGAGCATGCCACTACTTTTCCTCCTTCTTCTGCGGGGAAAACAGCAGTGAAGGGGTGTGCGTCAGATAGTTCGACGAGGTTTGCGAGAGAAACGCTGAGAGCGGAAATTTCTCTTTCCCTAACAACTCTGCGGGCGAAACCGCCGGATAATCCTGCGCCAGTTGCTGCGTTTCGATCGCCTGCTTTTCTTTCTCCTGCAGATATCCCACCAGACTTATCTGATACTTACGGATATTCTCTACGTAGGCATAGGCTTCGTGGCCGCGTGCATAGCCATAGGTCAGTTTTTTGTACCAGGGCTTTTGGCTGAGCAGCGGCAAGCGCTGTTTTACGTCGGCCCAACTGTCCGGGTTACCTTTGGTTTTTACCGTCAGCGCGCGGGCATCCAGCATATGCGCATACCCCATATTATAGGCGGCAAGCGCAAACCAGATCCGTTCGCCCTCGGGGACGGTATCCGGAACTTTACTCATCATATCTTGCAGATAGCGAGCGCCCCCGCTGATGCTTTGCTCGGCGTCGGTTCGGTCCGTTAATCCCAGACTCTGGGCGGTATTTTTGGTCAGCATCATCAGACCACGTACGCCGGTCGGCGAGGTGGCCTGTGCATCCCAGTGCGATTCCTGATAAGAGATGGCCGCCAGCAATCGCCAGTCTATCTCTTGCGCATATTTCTCAAACAGCGGCTTGAGATCAGGCAATACGCTGTCGACCGCCCGTAAAAACGTGCGGGTATCAACATAGTCAAAATCATTGCCATGCCCGAGATATTTTTCTTCCAGCCGCGCCAGTAACCCGTCTTCATTGATGGTGTTAAAGAAATCCAGCAGGGCGGCGGAAAGTGTATTGTCATCGTCCAGCGGGCTAAACCAGGTCACCGGTTGTTCGTCAGAGACATCCAGTGCGACGGCCAGTTCAGGGTGTACGCGCTGATACAGACTTATCGCTACGGAATCGGCAATGGTGTAGTCCAGCTTGCCGTTGATGACATCATCGAGCAGTTCCGTGGTGCCCTTTTTATCATCGATCTTCCAGCTCAGCTCAGGAAATTTTGTTTCTTTCAGGTGTTGCAGGTCATTCACCACCACGTGCCCGGGGGCGATAGTCAACTGTTTATCTGTCACGTTGGCCAGGGTGCGTGGACGATATTGCCCGACCCGATACACCAGTTGCTGGGAAACCGAGTAGTAGGTGGGGCCTGGCTGGTAATTTTTGACCCGTTCGCTGTTATAGACCAGACCGGCGGCGAGCAGATCGGCCTTGCCGTTGTCGAGGTCGTCAAAAAGCTGGCTGATATTCTGGCGCACGGTGATTTTTAACTTCACGCCTAAATAACGGGCGAACTGTTGGGCCAGCTCATAATCCAGCCCGAAGCGTTTCCCGGTAAGAGTGGAATGCGTTAACGGAGAGTCAATGGTACTGACGCGCAGCTCTCCCCGCGATTGAATGGCGGCGATACGATTGTCGGCTTTACCGAACCAAGGAATGGATGGCCACAAGGCCGCTGCCAGCAGCAACGTCAAAATGCCGATAAACAGATAATTAATCTTTAATTTTTTCAATTAGTTAATTCTCTGAACCGTGCGTTGTTTCAGCCTGCTATGCTCGCGATTAAGAAGTGAATTCATCATCAATGAGCGGCATTTTGCTTAAACTTGCGTCAGTTGGCAACTCCTTCAGCAGGGGGGCAGCATTTGAGGATAACTGACGGTTGTGATTTTATTTCGACGCAAACGGTTTCGTCGGCGCGGCAGATTCTTTATAATGACGCCCGTTTCCCCCCTTGCGCACACTTATAAGCGCCTCAGGCGCTTCGAAGACGAGAGACTTATGATGGAAATTCTGCGTGGTTCGCCTGCACTGTCTGCATTCCGTATTAACAAATTGCTGGCGCGTTTTCAGGCGGCCAATCTTCAGGTTCACACTATTTACGCCGAGTATGTCCATTTTGCTGACCTGAATGCCCCGTTAAACGAGGATGAGCATGCGCAACTTGCACGCTTGTTGCAATACGGTCCGAGTCTCAGCAGCCACGTCCCTGAAGGCAAGCTGCTGCTGGTTACGCCTCGCCCGGGAACCATCTCCCCCTGGTCTTCTAAAGCGACTGATATTGCCCATAACTGTGGCTTGCAACAGATTAGCCGTCTGGAACGTGGCGTTGCCTACTATGTTGAAGCCTCCACGCTAAGCGCTGAACAGTGGCAGGAAGTGGCTGCCGTGTTACACGACCGCATGATGGAAACGGTTTTCTCTGCGCTGGACGATGCACAAGCGTTGTTTGCTCATCACCAACCGGCGCCGGTTTCTAGCGTTGACCTGCTGGGTACAGGTCGCCAGGCGCTGATCGACGCGAACCTGCGTTTGGGTCTGGCGCTGGCAGACGATGAAATCGACTATTTACAGGATGCGTTTATCAAACTGGGACGCAACCCGAACGACATCGAGCTGTACATGTTTGCGCAGGCCAACTCTGAGCACTGCCGCCATAAAATTTTTAACGCCGACTGGGTAATCGACGGTAAACCGCAGCCGAAGTCGCTGTTCAAGATGATTAAAAACACCTTCGAAACCACGCCGGATCACGTATTGTCTGCCTATAAAGACAACGCGGCAGTGATGGAAGGCTCTGAGGTCGGGCGCTACTTCGCCGACCATCAAACCGGTCGTTATGATTTCCATCAGGAGCCTGCGCATATCCTGATGAAGGTCGAAACCCACAACCACCCGACTGCTATCTCTCCATGGCCGGGCGCAGCAACTGGCTCCGGCGGTGAAATCCGCGACGAGGGTGCGACCGGGCGTGGCGCGAAGCCGAAAGCTGGGCTGGTGGGTTTCTCCGTGTCCAACCTGCGTATTCCGGGCTTTGAACAGCCGTGGGAAGAAGATTTCGGCAAGCCGGATCGGATCGTTACCGCACTGGATATCATGACTGACGGCCCGCTGGGCGGCGCGGCGTTTAACAACGAATTCGGTCGCCCGGCGTTGACCGGCTATTTCCGTACCTATGAAGAAAAAGTGAATAGCCACAACGGTGAAGAGCTGCGCGGCTATCACAAACCCATCATGCTGGCCGGTGGGATCGGCAACATTCGCGCCGATCACGTGCAGAAAGGCGAGATCGTCGTCGGTGCGAAACTGATCGTCCTCGGTGGTCCGGCAATGAACATCGGGCTTGGCGGCGGGGCGGCGTCTTCAATGGCCTCCGGCCAGTCCGATGCCGATCTGGATTTTGCTTCCGTACAGCGCGACAACCCAGAAATGGAACGTCGCTGTCAGGAAGTGATCGACCGCTGCTGGCAGATGGGGGATGCGAACCCGATTCTGTTCATCCACGACGTGGGTGCGGGTGGTCTGTCTAATGCGATGCCTGAGCTGGTCAGTGACGGCGGACGCGGCGGTAAGTTTGAGCTGCGCGATATCTTAAGTGATGAGCCAGGCATGAGTCCGCTGGAGATCTGGTGTAACGAATCTCAGGAGCGTTACGTCCTGGCGGTTGCTGCAGATCAGTTGCCCCTGTTTGACGAACTGTGTAAGCGCGAGCGCGCACCGTATGCGGTAATTGGTGAGGCCACCGAAGAGCAGCATCTTTCGATGAATGACCGTCATTTCGATAATCAGCCGATCGACCTGCCGCTCGATGTGCTGCTGGGCAAAACACCAAAAATGACCCGTAATGTGCAAACGCTGAAAGCGAAGGGCGAGCAGCTTGCGCGTGAGCAGATTACGCTGGCCGATGCGGTCAACCGCGTGCTGCACCTGCCTGCCGTCGCAGAAAAAACGTTCCTCGTAACCATCGGCGACCGTACCGTCACCGGCATGGTAGCGCGCGACCAAATGGTCGGGCCGTGGCAGATCCCGGTAGCGAACTGCGCAGTGACCACCGCCAGCCTGGATAGCTATTATGGTGAAGCGATGTCTCTCGGTGAGCGTGCGCCGGTTGCGCTGCTGGACTTCTCTGCCTCTGCCCGTCTGGCAGTGGGGGAAGCGCTGACCAACATTGCGGCGACGCAGATTGGCGATATCAAACGTATCAAGCTCTCCGCAAACTGGATGGCGGCAGCCGGCCACCCTGGCGAAGATGCTGGGTTGTACGAAGCGGTCAAAGCGGTAGGGGAAGAGCTATGCCCGGCGCTTGGCCTGACTATCCCGGTGGGTAAAGACTCCATGTCGATGAAAACCCGCTGGCAGGAAGGCAACGAACAGCGTGAAATGACCTCGCCGCTGTCGCTGGTGATCACCGCGTTTGCCCGTGTGGAAGATGTCCGTCATACCATCACCCCTGAACTCTCAACCGAAGACAACGCCCTGCTGCTGATTGACCTCGGTCTGGGTCATAACGCGTTGGGTGCGACTGCACTGGCGCAGGTCTATCGCCAACTGGGCGACAAACCGGCGGATGTCCGCAACGTTGCGCAGCTGAAAGGCTTCTATGATGCCATGCAGGCGCTGGTTGCTGCGCGTAAGCTGTTGGCCTACCACGACCGTTCTGACGGTGGTCTGCTGGTGACGCTGGCGGAAATGGCCTTTACCGGTCACTGCGGTATTCAGGCGGATATTAGCACGCTCGGCGATGACCGCCTGGCGGCACTGTTTAACGAAGAGTTAGGTGCGGTGATTCAGGTTCGCGCGGCGGATCGTGAGGCGGTAGAAGCGCTGCTGGCACAGCATGGCCTCGGCGACTGCGTTCACTATGTTGGCCAGGCTGAAGCCAGCGACCGTTTTGTGATTACTGCCAACGGTCAGACGGTGTTCAGCGAAAGCCGCTCCACGCTTCGTATGTGGTGGGCAGAAACCACCTGGCAGATGCAGCGTCTACGCGACAACCCTGAATGTGCCGATCAGGAACATGACGCCAAAGCCAACGATGCCGATCCCGGTCTTAACGTAAAACTGTCGTTTGATATCAACGAAGACGTTGCAGCCCCGTACATCGCCACCGGCGCACGTCCCAAAGTGGCCGTGCTGCGCGAGCAGGGTGTTAACTCTCACGTTGAAATGGCTGCGGCGTTCCACCGTGCGGGCTTTGACGCCATCGACGTTCACATGAGCGATCTGCTGGGCGGGCGCATTGGTCTGGGGAATTTCCAGGCGCTGGTGGCCTGTGGCGGATTCTCTTACGGTGACGTATTAGGTGCCGGTGAAGGTTGGGCGAAATCCATTCTGTTCAACAACCGCGTGCGTGATGAGTTTGAAACCTTCTTCCATCGCCCGCAGACGCTGGCGCTCGGGGTGTGTAACGGCTGTCAGATGATGTCTAATCTGCGTGAACTGATCCCGGGTAGCGACCTGTGGCCACGTTTTGTGCGTAACCACTCCGATCGCTTTGAAGCGCGCTTTAGCCTGGTAGAAGTAACGCAAAGCCCGTCGCTGCTGCTGCAGGGTATGGTGGGTTCCATGATGCCGATTGCCGTTTCTCACGGTGAAGGGCGTGTGGAAGTCCGTGATGATGCGCATTTGGCGGCACTGGAAAGTAAAGGTTTGGTGGCGTTACGTTTCGTCGACAACTTTGGCAAGGTCACCGAAACCTATCCGGCTAACCCGAACGGTTCGCCAAACGGGATCACGGCGGTGACCACCGAAAATGGCCGCGTAACGATCATGATGCCACATCCGGAACGTGTGTTCCGCACGGTGAGCAACTCCTGGCACCCGGAAAACTGGGGCGAGGACAGCCCGTGGATGCGCATCTTCCGTAACGCGCGTAAACAACTCGGCTAACATGACCGCGTGATGTTCAAGGCCCCTCCACGTGAGGGGCTTTTTTTATGTTGTAGGTCGGATAAGGCGCTTACGCCGTCATCTGGCAATGTGCGCGATACTGCCTGATGGCGCTGCGCTTATCAGGCCTACGGGGAAGAGCGGTTGTAGGCTGGATAAGGCGTTTACGCCGCCATCCGGCAATAAACTCAGTGCTTGCGCCGCAAAATTAAAGTGTCGGGAATTCCCGACATCGAGGGTAGGGTGATGTCGTCAAAAAGAGACATTTAATTAATTGATTTATAATTGTTTTGTTTTTAAGTGCTACAGGTGTTGCTAATTAGCGACACATAGCGCAAAAAACAGCCAAAACCATTCATCGATTAAATGAATATATTTTGTATATTTATCATTGTGTTAATATAATGTTTTGAATGTTGGCACGCTTTCTGCATAATACTAAGCAGTGGCTCATTCACCTTCTTATGTCAGCCCCTTCGGGACGCGCTACATAAACTTCGAATGACGCACAACAAGGTGCCTGCCGTCCAACTTCTGATATTTGCCTTGCGCATATCAAACTCCGGGCGAAACGTCGAGTTAGGCACCGCCTTATTCCATAACAAAGCCGGGTCATTCCCGGCTTTGTTGTATCTGGCGTTCCCCTCAGTTAGCATCGTCCTATCCCTTTTCGTTGAGAGTAACGCCTTGAAGCGCTGGTCTGTTTTCCCCCGGTCTTTACGTCAGTTGGTTACGCTGGCATTTTTGCTGATCCTGCTGCCTCTGTTAGTTCTGGCCTGGCAGGCATGGCAAAGTCTGAATGCCCTAAGCGCCCAGGCGGCGCTAACCAATCGCACCACGCTGATTGATGCCAGGCGGAGTGAGGCGATGACTAACGCGGCACTGGAGATGGAACGCAGCTATCGGCAATACTGCGTGCTGGATGACCCGACACTGGCGAAGGTTTATCAGGGGCAGCGTAAACGTTACAGCGATATGCTGGATGCCCATGCGGGTGTGTTGCCTGACGTCAAACTCTATCAGGCGCTTCGCCAGGATCTGAACGATCTCGCGCAGTTGCAGTGTCAAAACAGCGGCCCCGACAGTGTGGCGGCTGAACGTCTTGAGGCTTTTGCCAATGCCAATACCGAGATGGTGCAGGCCACGCGAACCGTGGTCTTCTCGCGCGGCCAGCAGCTGCAACAAGAAATTGCTGAACGTGGTCAGTTCTTTGGTTGGCAGGCGCTGGTACTGTTTCTCGTTAGCCTGGCGATGGTGCTGCTGTTCACGCGGATGATCATCGGTCCGGTAAAAGCCATTGAACGAATGATCAACCGTCTGGGGGAAGGCCGCTCGCTGGGCGATACCGTATCGTTTACCGGTCCGCGAGAGCTGCGATCGGTGGGGCAGCGTATTATCTGGCTGAGTGAGCGCCTGTCGTGGCTTGAATCTCAGCGGCATCAATTTTTACGCCATCTTTCACATGAA of the Citrobacter freundii genome contains:
- the pdxJ gene encoding pyridoxine 5'-phosphate synthase; its protein translation is MAELLLGVNIDHIATLRNARGTAYPDPVQAAFIVEQAGADGITVHLREDRRHITDRDVRILRQTLDTRMNLEMAVTEEMLAIAVETKPHFCCLVPEKRQEVTTEGGLDVAGQRDKMRDACKRLADAGILVSLFIDADEEQIKAAADVGAPYIEIHTGCYADAKTDAEQASELARIAKAATFAASLGLKVNAGHGLTYHNVKAIARIPEMHELNIGHAIIGRAVMSGLKDAVVEMKRLMLEARG
- the acpS gene encoding holo-ACP synthase: MAILGLGTDIVEIARIEAVISRSGDRLARRVLSDNEWTIWETHQQPVRFLAKRFAVKEAAAKAFGTGIRNGLAFNQFEVFNDELGKPRLRLWGEALKLAEKLGVMHMHVTLADERHYACATVIIES
- a CDS encoding YfhL family 4Fe-4S dicluster ferredoxin; protein product: MALLITKKCINCDMCEPECPNEAISMGDSIYEINSDKCTECVGHYDTPTCQKVCPIPNTILKDPAHIETEEQLWDKFVLMHHADKL
- a CDS encoding MurR/RpiR family transcriptional regulator: MNCLIRIRQRYPDLAQSDKKLADYLLTQPDNVRHLSSQQLAFEAGVSQSSVVKFAQKMGFKGFPALKLAISEALASNPNPHSVPVHNQIRGDDPMRLVGEKLIKENVAAMHATLDVNSEDKLMESVTMLRTARRIILTGIGASGLVAQNFAWKLLKIGFNAVVERDMHALLATVQALDSNDLLLAISYSGERRELNLAADETLRTGAKILAITGFTPNALQQRATRCLYTIAEEQATRSAAISSTHAQMMLTDLLFMALVQQDLEHAPERIRHSEALVKKLV
- the murQ gene encoding N-acetylmuramic acid 6-phosphate etherase; the encoded protein is MNLGALVSETRNPQTMDLDALSTLELVHRFNQQDTLVAEAVKATLSEVAQAVDAAAQALKAGGRIIYMGAGTSGRLGVLDASECPPTFGVPHGLVVGLIAGGPGALLKAVEGAEDNSQLGEDDLRALNLTAQDLVVGLAASGRTPYVIGGLKYAHAVGCTTVAISCNPDSPIAREADIAISVVVGPEALTGSTRLKSGTAQKLVLNMISTGAMVKFGKVYQNLMVDMKATNAKLVDRACRMVVEATGISREDAETLLKQTDFDVKPAILMALTGLDATAARAKLSAHQGFLRAALEH
- a CDS encoding PTS transporter subunit EIIC, whose product is MDKTAALASDILLGVGGEKNILRLENCMTRVRVEVQDDDQLDIPRLKQLPGVSGYVKQGAQHQIIVGPGKAAKVVDAMRSLIADDGERPHAHDIERTKSQVKAKYKAPMSDALRKLANVFIPLIPAFIASGLITGIINILKRPDIVGDFATHYPNMLGLLGIFGSAVFAIMNILVGVNTAKVFGGSLAMGGVMAGILSSPQLAQITLFGEGLQPGRGGVIAVLLVVALMCWIERKFREVLPESLELILNPLLTTLITGTIAIVALQPLGGWISESIAHGASWAIDRGGFLVGAVLAGTFLPLVLTGLHQGLVPIHVELVQAHGYNALFPILAMAGVGQIGAAIAVLMKTRNARLKKVIKGALPVGLLGIGEPLIFGVTLPLGKPFIGACLGGAVGGALISYWKVATVITFGISGLPLALTIVAGKVMFYLLGYLVAVIAGFLFTWLLGFNDPED
- the yfhb gene encoding phosphatidylglycerophosphatase C → MTNHERRVVFFDLDGTLHQQDMFGSFLRYLLRRQPLNALLVLPLLPIIAVAMLIKGRAARWPMSLLLWGCTFGRREARLKAHQADFVRWFRHHVTAFPLVQQRLTTYLLSSDADIWLITGSPQSLVEQVYFDTPWLPRVNLIASQMARGYGGWVLPLRCLGHEKVIQLERQIGAPLALYSGYSDSKQDNPLLSFCQHRWRVTPRGELQQLE
- the tadA gene encoding tRNA adenosine(34) deaminase TadA, with translation MRHALTLAKRAWDEREVPVGAVLVHNNRVIGEGWNRPIGHHDPTAHAEIMALRQGGLVLQNYRLLDATLYVTLEPCVMCAGAMVHSRIGRVVFGARDAKTGAAGSLMDVLHHPGMNHRVEVTEGILRDECATLLSDFFRMRRQEIKALKKSVTE
- the mltF gene encoding membrane-bound lytic murein transglycosylase MltF encodes the protein MKKLKINYLFIGILTLLLAAALWPSIPWFGKADNRIAAIQSRGELRVSTIDSPLTHSTLTGKRFGLDYELAQQFARYLGVKLKITVRQNISQLFDDLDNGKADLLAAGLVYNSERVKNYQPGPTYYSVSQQLVYRVGQYRPRTLANVTDKQLTIAPGHVVVNDLQHLKETKFPELSWKIDDKKGTTELLDDVINGKLDYTIADSVAISLYQRVHPELAVALDVSDEQPVTWFSPLDDDNTLSAALLDFFNTINEDGLLARLEEKYLGHGNDFDYVDTRTFLRAVDSVLPDLKPLFEKYAQEIDWRLLAAISYQESHWDAQATSPTGVRGLMMLTKNTAQSLGLTDRTDAEQSISGGARYLQDMMSKVPDTVPEGERIWFALAAYNMGYAHMLDARALTVKTKGNPDSWADVKQRLPLLSQKPWYKKLTYGYARGHEAYAYVENIRKYQISLVGYLQEKEKQAIETQQLAQDYPAVSPAELLGKEKFPLSAFLSQTSSNYLTHTPSLLFSPQKKEEK